TTCAGCGGTGAAGATATCCTGATAGGTCATGTCTGGTTCTCCTTTTGCAGGCGGGCGAGGGCAACTGGCCGGCCCTGGGGCTGGTTTCAAAGGGACTGGAGAGGACTTACCTGGATTTTGTCGGCAGGCCCGCGCCTTGCCACGCGGCAATTCCGCCGCGCAGGTTGCGGGCGTCGAGCCCGGCGCTGGTCAGCAGGCGGGTGGCCTGGGCACTGCGCGCTCCGCTGGCACACTGGCAGATGATGGTCTTTTGCTGGGGCAGCTGGCCCAGTCTGGTGTGGAGTTCGTCCAGTGGAATATGCGTGCTGCCGGGAATAGCGGCGGTTTTCCGCTCGGCGGCGCTGCGGACATCCAGAATGAGTGCGCCTGCTTTTGCCAGGGCCTGCGCTTCCTGCGGCGTGAGGGATGGGGGGCCGGACGCGCCGCCCAGAAGTTTTTTGAAGAATGCGAACATGGTCAGCCTTTTGGGGAAAATGGAGAATGCCGTGGGTATCAAGCGGTTTGCGCTTCGTTCTGGGCCTTGGCCCATGCCTCGTAGCCGCCGGCCAGTTCACTGACGTTGAATCCCTCGGTTCTCAGCAGGCTCGCAGCGGCGGCGCTGCGGGCTCCACCCTGGCAATGCACAACGATCTCCTGATCGCGCGGCAGCTCGTCCAGCTTCCATGGCAGCTGGCCCGCGTGCAACTGCATGCTGCCAGGAATTGCGCCGTCCTGATGCTCGGTCTTGTTGCGAACGTCCAGGACCAGAGCGCCCTGGTGCTGGGGCAGCTCCGAGGCGGGGAAGGGCCGGGCCTCGTGGGTGGTCAGCCCCTGGGTGGTTTCGACAAAGCCCACCACCCGGTCCACCCCCACCATCCACAGACGGCGGCGGAGGGCCTCGGCCCGGTCAGCCGGCGCGATAAGAACATAGTCGCGCTCCGGCTCCAGCAGCCAGCCGGCCCAGGTTTCCAGGGTGTTCCTGTCGGGCAGATTGACGCTGCGCTCCGGTGCGGCGGCCTGGTGCGCACCACTGGTGCGGGTGTCGATCAGCCGCGCTCCCTTGTCCAGGCGGGTCAAGACGTCTGCAGGCTCCAGCTTGCCCAGGGGCTCCACATCACCCAGCAGCGCGGGGCCTGCCTTGTTCTGCGTCTTCATGCGTCCGTAGTAGTGCGGGGCGTCAGGCTGGCCGCTGAGCAGCTCGTCGGTGAATCCCTGCTCGTCGCCGTTCTGGACGAAGCTGGACCACCACGCCAGCGCCCGTTCGTAGCCGACAGTGGTGGTGGGGACGGCGCCCAGCGCCTTACCGCAGGCGCTGCCCGAGCCGTGTGCGGGCCAGACCTGCACAAAGTCCGGCAGGGTCAGAAACTGGTTTTTGAGACTCGCGAACATCTGCCGCGCGCCCTCGAAGCGGGTGTCCGCGCCGCCGGCCGCCTCGTCCAGCAGGTCCGGGCGGCCGATCTCGCCCACGAACACGAAGTCTCCGGTAAAGATCATGCTGGGCTGGTCTCCGCGGGGGGTATCGGTGACCAGGAACGACACGCTCTCGGGGGTGTGGCCGGGGGTGTGCCGGACCTCGATCTTCACGTTGCCCACCATAAAGGAACTGCCGTCGTACACCTTGACGTCCCCGAAGCCGTACTTCCAGTCGGCATCCCCCTCGTCCGAGAGGTACAGCGCCGCGCCCGTGGCCTGCGCAAGCTCGCGGCTGCCGCTCAGGTAATCGGCGTGGATATGCGTTTCGGTCACGTGGGTGATTCGGAGTTTCTGCGCCGCGGCTTTTTCCAGATACGGGGCGATGTCCCGCACAGGATCAATCACCAGGCACTCGCCAGTTTTCTGACAGCCCAGCATGTACGAGGCCTGCGCCAGATCGGTGTCGTAAAAGCGTTTGAAGTACATGTCGGGCCTCCTGGGCGGATGGGGAGATGAATGACCGGTCTTGACCTTAAACCCCCTGGGGGTATATTGTCAACAAAGCGACCGATGTGATCAACCACTGAGGGGACTGGACTCTGCATCTACCCTCCAGCCGCCCACTGCCTACAGGAGAACCCCGTCTGATGACCAGCCCGACTTTCCGCATGCTGATGCCTCTCGTTTCCGCTCTGATGCTCGTGGCCTGCGCGCCGAATGCCAGCAGCGGTTTTCCTACCGTGACGGTCGAAGAATTGAAAACGGCCGTGGACGGCGGCGCGTACCTGCTGGATGTCCGCACGCCCGCCGAATTCGCTGAGGGGCACATTGCCAGCGCCGTCAATCTGCCGCTGGACGAGGTAGAGGCCCGGGCCGATGAGGTTCCCGCAGACCGCCCGGTGTACGTCATCTGCCGCAGTGGCAACCGCAGCGCCCAGGCCAGCACCATTCTGAACAAGGCCAACAAGGACGTCAGGAACGTGGGCGGCGGCATGAATGACTGGAGCGACGCCGGCTACCCGGTGACGCGCTGAGCATGCCGGCTCCGGTGAGAAGGAGGGCGGCGTGAATATCGGTCTGGACGGCATCGGACTGGGGCCGCTGAACCTCAGCTGGCAGAGCCTGACGCTGCTGCTGGGGCTGGTGACGTGGTTTGCCCTGGCCCGCTTTGCCCACGCTGAACGCGCCGTGCTGGTGACCCTGCTGGTGGCGCGGCTGTGGGCGGCGCTGCCGGGATTGAGCGGTGACCGGCCGTTGCTGGAGAACCTGCTGGACATCGTGGACATGCGCCGGGGCGGCTGGGCGTGGCTGGCGGGCCTGCTGGCGGGTCTGTTGGCGTTGTGGTGGCCCCGGCGCCGGTTCCCGCCTGGCCTGCCGCGTGCGCTGGCGCTGACCCTGACCGTCGCGGCCCTGCCGGGGCTGCTCAAACCCGCACCGCAGGGACTTCAGGCCTCCCTGCCCACCACACCGCTGCCCCGACTGGCCGCTTCTCAGGTGCAGCCGCCTGCTCCGGTCCCGACTGGCGGGGTCGTTAACTTCTGGGCCACATGGTGCGGGCCGTGCCGGGCGGAGCTGCCGCTGTTGGAAGCCCAGCAGATGAAGGGAGCCAACATCCAGCTGGTCAATGTCGGGGAATCGGCCCAGACCGTGGGGAGCTTCCTGACCGCCAACAGGCTGGGGTTACAGACGTGGTTGAGGGGCCAGGACCTGGGCGCCCCGCTGGGCGTTACCGGCTACCCCACCACGCTGGCGGTCAGCCGCACGGGCCGCGTGGTGGCACGTCATCTGGGACCACTCAGCGGAGCCCAGCTTCGCCATCTGCTTGAACTTGCCAAAGGAGCGCCATGACCACGACCCCATCTGCATCACTGCCCCTGACCGACACCGACGAGAAAGTTCTCAAGAGGTTGCGCCGCATCGAGGGTCAGGTGCGCGGCCTCCAGCGCATGATCGAGGAGGCGCGCGACTGCCATGACATCCTGATTCAGCTGAGCGGCGTGCGCAGCGCCCTGGACGCGGCCGGCGAGCAGATTCTGGAACAGTACGCCTCAGGCTGTCGCGCCCACCCCGGCGAGGAAATCACGCCCCAGGATGTGGTGCGGGCGGTGAAACTGCTGCGCCGGTAGCGCTGCGCAGAGGCGTGGTGATCAAGATGCGCGGTGACGTCTGCCCTCAGCGTGCTGTGTGGGCGCTGCCCCACCGGCGCACCACCGCCAGAACCGAGAACGCCACTAGCACCATCACCGCCGACAGCACCAGCGCCGGGGCCAGATCGGATTCCAGCGCGGAGTAGATGGCCAGCGTGATGGTGCGTGTCTTGCCCTGCAGCGACCCGGCAAACAAGATGGTGGCCCCGAATTCGCCCAGCGCCCGCGCCCAGGTCAGGACCAGGCCCTCAAGCAGGAACGTGAAGGCCAGCGGCCAGGTGATGTAGCGGAAGACGGTCCAGCGGTCGGCCCCATCAGTGCGGGCCGCGTCCTCCACGTCGGGATCCACGGCCATGAACCCGGCCTTGGCGGTGCGCAGATAGAAGGGGGCGGCCACGAACAGCTGCGCCATCACCACGGCGGCCGGCGAGAAGGCCACGCTGATGCCGGCCAGTTCCAGCGGCGCGCCCAGCAGGCCGCTGCGGCCAAAAGCCAGCAGCAGGCCCACCCCGGCCACCACCGGTGGCAGCACGATGGGCAGGTCCAGCAGCGTGTCCAGAACGGTCTTGCCTGGAAAGTCGTAGCGGGCCAGCAGCCAGGCCACCGGCGTGCCCAGCACGACGGTCAGCAGCATGGTGCAGCTGGTGGTCAGCAGGCTGATCCGCAGGGCGTCCAGCACCACCGGCCCCAGCAGGGTGGGCAGGAACTGGGCGCCGAGCCCGCGCAGCAGCAGTGCTGCCACGGGCAGCACCAGAAACAGCACCAGCAGAGCCCCGATGACCACCGGAACGACAGGGGCGCCGCGCCGCCTGGGCCGCGTGCGGCCGGGCCTGTGCGTGAAACCGGGCCTGGGGATCAGGTTGAGCCTTGCCTGCGGGGAGAAGGCCGGCGCAGACGCGCTGAAGCTGTTCGCCGGGGGTGGGCTGGGCGGTTGGGGGACATGGCTCTCCAAGGGTGGATTTGAGGCGGGGACCGGCGGGTCCAGGGGGCCGGACGCGCTAGCGGGGCTTGAGGAAGCCCCATTTCTTGAGAATGGCCTGCCCCTCGCCCGACAGCACGAAGTTGACAAAGGCCTGCGCCGCCTCTGGACTGGCAGCGTTCCTGAGTGTTCCGATGGGGTAGCTCGCACTCTGGTTGAAGCGGGTGGGCAGCGTGATCACGCGCACGCCGGGCCGCAGTGCAGGTGTGACGTCCGAGCTGTACACGACGGCAGCGTCCGCCTCACCCAGCTGCACCTTGAGGGCCACCTGACGCACATTCGGCTCCTCACTGACCACATTTTTAAGAAACTGGCCGGAAAAATTCTTGCCGTAGGCCCCCGATTTGTCAATGGCGCTGAGCATGCGGCGGGTGTAGTCGCCAACCGGCACGGCCCTGTCCGCAATCACGAGCTTGACCCCCGGTTTGCTCAGGTCCGTCAGGGTCTGTACCCGGTCATTGTTTCTCGGCGCGATGACGGCCAGCCGGTTGCTCAGGAAAGGCTGACCGCTGCCCAGCAGACCGGATTTCACCAGCGGATCAAACTGGGCGCTGTTGGCACTGGCATACACATCGGCCCGCGCGCCGTTCGTCAGCTGCGTCCTGAGCGCCTGCGATCCGGCGAACTGGAAGAGGGTGGTGTGGCCAGTTTTTGCGTCGAACGCCTTCCCAATGTCTGCAAAGGCGTCAGTCAACGAGGCGGCGGCGAAGACGGTCAGGTTGGCCGCGCCGGCGCTGCCCAGGCTCAGGAGCAGGGTGGAGACGAGAAGGGTTATTTTCATCCTGAACCTCGGGGAACTTGACACCGTGCGCGGCACTTCACGAAACCACCGCCCGCACCTGTCCCACCTGCGCCGCGTCGTAGCCGCCCAGGGCGCTTAACTCCAGCAGGAAGGCCGCGCTGCGGGCCGTGTGCAGCAGCGCCAGCACCGCCGGATGGCTCAGGTGCGCTGCAGGCACGATGAGATCGAAATGTTCGCGTTGCAACGGGACAAAGTGCAGCCCCAGGGCCTGCGCGGCCACGCGGGGACCGGGGGCCACGTCTGCGGCCCCCGACTGCACACGCCGGGCCGCGTCCAGTGGGGAGGCCGCCTCGTCCTGGTAGCCGGGCAGCGCCTGCCGCTCGGCCGCACTGAAGTGCGCCGCGTCCAGCCATGCGTCCAGCATCAGGCGGCTGCCCGCGCCGGGATCACGGTTGATCAGGCGCAGGCCGCCGCCGCGCAGATCGTCCACGCCCCGGATGCCGCCGGGATTGCCCGCCGCGGTGAGCAGGCCCTGCTCCCAGGTCCACAGCGCAATGACATGGACCGGCTGGCCCAGCGCCAGGTTCCGCACGAAGGGCAGGTTGGACTCGCCCGTCCCGGCGTCCCACAGGTGAATGCCGGCCAGATGGGCCTCTGCGGCGGCCAGACCCGCCAGGGCCGCCTGACTGGAGACCGGGCGCACGATCACACGCAGGTCCGGGAAGGCCAGGCAGGTGTGGGCGGCCAGCAGGTCCAGCGAGGGATCGCAGCCGATCAGCACCGCCGATCGCCCCGCCAGCTCCAGCGCGCCGCTGAGCTTCACGTCCACGTGCGGGCCATGGCAGGCCGTGACCACGCCGTCAGCGCGCTGGCCGAGCCCTGGCGCCCCCTGAAGGGCCACGGCCAGAAGGTCC
The sequence above is drawn from the Deinococcus aerolatus genome and encodes:
- a CDS encoding TlpA family protein disulfide reductase, translating into MNIGLDGIGLGPLNLSWQSLTLLLGLVTWFALARFAHAERAVLVTLLVARLWAALPGLSGDRPLLENLLDIVDMRRGGWAWLAGLLAGLLALWWPRRRFPPGLPRALALTLTVAALPGLLKPAPQGLQASLPTTPLPRLAASQVQPPAPVPTGGVVNFWATWCGPCRAELPLLEAQQMKGANIQLVNVGESAQTVGSFLTANRLGLQTWLRGQDLGAPLGVTGYPTTLAVSRTGRVVARHLGPLSGAQLRHLLELAKGAP
- a CDS encoding metal-sensitive transcriptional regulator — encoded protein: MTTTPSASLPLTDTDEKVLKRLRRIEGQVRGLQRMIEEARDCHDILIQLSGVRSALDAAGEQILEQYASGCRAHPGEEITPQDVVRAVKLLRR
- a CDS encoding rhodanese-like domain-containing protein, producing the protein MTSPTFRMLMPLVSALMLVACAPNASSGFPTVTVEELKTAVDGGAYLLDVRTPAEFAEGHIASAVNLPLDEVEARADEVPADRPVYVICRSGNRSAQASTILNKANKDVRNVGGGMNDWSDAGYPVTR
- a CDS encoding rhodanese-like domain-containing protein; protein product: MFAFFKKLLGGASGPPSLTPQEAQALAKAGALILDVRSAAERKTAAIPGSTHIPLDELHTRLGQLPQQKTIICQCASGARSAQATRLLTSAGLDARNLRGGIAAWQGAGLPTKSR
- a CDS encoding substrate-binding domain-containing protein, translating into MLHSSVQQRRKDAGLGPTELARRAGITRQALHNIEGGVSAPTTVVALRLAQALGCRVDELFHLTPDTVRARLIGDPAVSPTGQRVQLARLDQDLLAVALQGAPGLGQRADGVVTACHGPHVDVKLSGALELAGRSAVLIGCDPSLDLLAAHTCLAFPDLRVIVRPVSSQAALAGLAAAEAHLAGIHLWDAGTGESNLPFVRNLALGQPVHVIALWTWEQGLLTAAGNPGGIRGVDDLRGGGLRLINRDPGAGSRLMLDAWLDAAHFSAAERQALPGYQDEAASPLDAARRVQSGAADVAPGPRVAAQALGLHFVPLQREHFDLIVPAAHLSHPAVLALLHTARSAAFLLELSALGGYDAAQVGQVRAVVS
- a CDS encoding MBL fold metallo-hydrolase codes for the protein MYFKRFYDTDLAQASYMLGCQKTGECLVIDPVRDIAPYLEKAAAQKLRITHVTETHIHADYLSGSRELAQATGAALYLSDEGDADWKYGFGDVKVYDGSSFMVGNVKIEVRHTPGHTPESVSFLVTDTPRGDQPSMIFTGDFVFVGEIGRPDLLDEAAGGADTRFEGARQMFASLKNQFLTLPDFVQVWPAHGSGSACGKALGAVPTTTVGYERALAWWSSFVQNGDEQGFTDELLSGQPDAPHYYGRMKTQNKAGPALLGDVEPLGKLEPADVLTRLDKGARLIDTRTSGAHQAAAPERSVNLPDRNTLETWAGWLLEPERDYVLIAPADRAEALRRRLWMVGVDRVVGFVETTQGLTTHEARPFPASELPQHQGALVLDVRNKTEHQDGAIPGSMQLHAGQLPWKLDELPRDQEIVVHCQGGARSAAAASLLRTEGFNVSELAGGYEAWAKAQNEAQTA
- a CDS encoding ABC transporter permease, whose protein sequence is MVIGALLVLFLVLPVAALLLRGLGAQFLPTLLGPVVLDALRISLLTTSCTMLLTVVLGTPVAWLLARYDFPGKTVLDTLLDLPIVLPPVVAGVGLLLAFGRSGLLGAPLELAGISVAFSPAAVVMAQLFVAAPFYLRTAKAGFMAVDPDVEDAARTDGADRWTVFRYITWPLAFTFLLEGLVLTWARALGEFGATILFAGSLQGKTRTITLAIYSALESDLAPALVLSAVMVLVAFSVLAVVRRWGSAHTAR
- the modA gene encoding molybdate ABC transporter substrate-binding protein, coding for MKITLLVSTLLLSLGSAGAANLTVFAAASLTDAFADIGKAFDAKTGHTTLFQFAGSQALRTQLTNGARADVYASANSAQFDPLVKSGLLGSGQPFLSNRLAVIAPRNNDRVQTLTDLSKPGVKLVIADRAVPVGDYTRRMLSAIDKSGAYGKNFSGQFLKNVVSEEPNVRQVALKVQLGEADAAVVYSSDVTPALRPGVRVITLPTRFNQSASYPIGTLRNAASPEAAQAFVNFVLSGEGQAILKKWGFLKPR